One window from the genome of Cinclus cinclus unplaced genomic scaffold, bCinCin1.1 SCAFFOLD_32, whole genome shotgun sequence encodes:
- the LOC134057272 gene encoding serine/threonine-protein kinase pim-1-like: MDISAWSGIASLWLRLSRHRPRTRPRPQHGPRPQPRPLARAPRCALATVLVLVLAPPRPVEHTHGTAAPAACVAVSQARAPPLGRAVAGPEPLLSRSKERTPGAARPGAAEGCSGLMSGPGPSADSRVSLAGEAQHGTKERYQLGLLLGCGGFGSAWAVTRLSDGAPVAIKRVPWNHVQHWGKLPDGTSAPLEIVLLDKVSTGFPGVLQLLEWLELPNDILMVLEHPERCQDLRHFIWSQGFLSEEVAQELFSLVLEAVQHCTSCGVLHRDIKLENILLDLATGQAKLIDFGSGTYLQDTAYTHFAGTPSYSPPEWTHFGWYYGKPATLWSLGILLHQMVCGEHPFRRGQNISWNHQLSLPQQVSQECQDLIRWCLSMLHMERPSSEDLFCDPWMQQIHLP; this comes from the exons atggaCATCAGTGCGTGGAGCGGCATCGCCTCCCTTTGGCTCCGCCTGTCCCGACACCGGCCCCGGACCCGGCCCCGGCCCCAACATGGGCCCCGACCCCAACCCCGGCCCCTGGCCCGGGCCCCAAGGTGTGCCCTGGCCACGGTCCTGGTCTTGGTCCTGGCTCCTCCCCGGCCCGTTGAGCACACACACGGCacggctgctcctgctgcctgtgttgcGGTTTCCCAGGCCCGAGCTCCACCGCTCGGCAGAGCGGTCGCTGGCCCTGAGCCTCTGCTGTCCCGTTCCAAAGAGCGAACACCTggggctgcccggcccggggcggctgaggggtgctcagggctcatgtctggccccgggccgagcgctgacagcCGCGTCTCGCTGGCAGGGGAGGCGCAGCACGGCACGAAGGAGCGGTACCAGCTCGGTTTGCTGCTGGGGTGTGGCGGCTTTGGCAGCGCCTGGGCGGTGACTCGGCTCTCGGACGGTGCCCCG gtggccatcaaaaggGTGCCATGGAACCACGTCCAGCACTGGGGcaagctg CCCGATGGCACCAGTGCACCACTGGAgatcgtgctgctggacaaggtgtccacagGCTTCCCTGGagttctccagctgctggagtggcttgAGCTCCCCAATGACATCCTGATGGTGCTGGAGCACCCGGAGCGGTGTCAGGACCTCCGTCATTTCATTTGGTCACAGGGGTTCCTGTCAgaggaggtggcacaggagctgttcagcctggtgctggaggccgtgcagcactgcaccagctgTGGGGTCCTGCACAGGGACATCAAACTGGAGAACATCCTGCTTGACCTGGCCACCGGGCAGGCAAAATTGATTGACTTTGGCTCTGGCACctacctgcaggacacagcctacACTCactttgcag gaaCACcatcctacagccccccagaatGGACCCACTTTGGCTGGTACTATGGCAAGCCAGCTAccctctggtccctgggcatcctgctgcacCAGATGGTCTGTGGGGAGCACCCTTTCAGGAGAGGCCAGAACATCAGCTGGAACCATCAGCTCTCGCTGCCACAACAggtctctcaag AGTGCCAAGATCTGATCAGATGGTGCTTATCCATGCTCCACATGGAAAGGCCCTCGTCAGAAGACCTGTTTTGTgacccttggatgcagcaaattcacctgccatag